A single genomic interval of Sceloporus undulatus isolate JIND9_A2432 ecotype Alabama chromosome 2, SceUnd_v1.1, whole genome shotgun sequence harbors:
- the NOL8 gene encoding nucleolar protein 8 isoform X1: protein MEQNPLVKRLYVGGLGHTVSEAELQERFGKFGNVTETEIVTRKDEEGKPTKTFAYINITISEKELKKCISVLNKTKWKGGTLQIELAKESFLHRLAQERQEANKKKEKPADNAMINVLESWKKSGVVDFHVKAVPGTEVPNHKDWVVSKFGRVLPILNLKDQHKNKIIKYDPSKYCHNLKKLDQDHTETVPVAQLTWHLEEGDETISKKRQGQFPVTKKPPKKKMRVQDIDSLNRNELNSSHQFSSHATNAVQTKLVQNYMSVTKKQCKEHSGNQKPITGLTSCRNSNRLSESDKDSEDEIRTIIARESVHNADTNDESEDNVEIVGDNFELKYSTHWSLQRAHNSKKVHKTCNKALRTSEKESDYDSADTDEIIAVTKTPNKKEKSETLNGSKAVKQGKDRGPKGGILIHAMTSESSDSKALILNMPKTRERAMPKKIPDKKADLEKNSITSRCKSECDESSSCLDTSGSEGDEDYKSMVQNSYRLDLTLEELGRLAGEHRASTEEETESNQSDTQSKTRVFPDNTTSSIPKTSIVTPSIKNCICPEDILSAILEGESSDEDNQKRKKGNINVRPFRGIGSLMKGGLDIHGSEGNRASSGSLDVKTLNCDSKPSHSVNDSDSHQINHKVNSVDNSESSTSSAEDSETESGETTISESEHLESLTSVSEKRKKDASITGSSLTRDKNLNSPFRSEEAFLASIKGRSKVDEKEKRLQDNAKRLTALQERQKEREQQKKMIQGALTNLEFQSTNKPKHIVFDSDNENEAEVQEVIKEGSSGNLGKEFTTKTSGKLFESSEDESDTSDEEEGRFKIKPQFEGKAGEKLMHLQSRFGTDERFRMDARFLESDSEQEDESKNLKVDEEELALEKKKNLDILKNLLHIDVEPCKLTSNAKKFKDMNTLRYDPTRQDHAVFEKKTENTEKESKAKKKKKREEAQKLPDVSKEIFYEVAADLKEVFGSTKHDEKTEIISWDKRDDVEQTTLADTETPSLTAGNNTPEGNSGFTFSFFGGEDNRSPMKEESYAIETIKRSKVAWQEDPRFQDSTSEDDEPEGFQSEAVKEDVKEMSAVQLHSNVRFFFFSQDDDRLKEGPKLFCKASDLDEDRDNWESRRQMLLEDCRKKHKDARRKVKAKQLQW from the exons gtaTATCTGTTCTAAATAAGACAAAGTGGAAGGGAGGAACTCTGCAAATAGAATTAGCCAAAGAGAGCTTTTTGCACAG ACTAGCACAGGAGCGTCaagaagcaaataaaaagaaagaaaagccagctGATAATGCTATGATAAATGTCCTAGAATCCTGGAAAAAATCTGGAGTTGTCGATTTCCATGTGAAAGCAGTTCCAGGAACAGAAGTACCAAATCATAAG GACTGGGTTGTTAGCAAATTTGGCAGAGTCTTACCCATCCTCAACCTGAAAGatcaacacaaaaacaaa ATAATCAAATATGACCCCTCAAAATATTGCCACAATCTTAAAAAACTGGATCAAGACCACACTGAAACTGTTCCTGTTGCCCAGCTCACTTGGCATTTGGAGGAAGGTGATGAAACCATAAGTAAAAAACGGCAAGGACAGTTTCCTGTAACTAAGAAACCAcctaaaaagaaaatgagagtTCAGGATATTGACAGTTTAAACAGGAATGAATTGAATTCATCTCATCAGTTTTCATCACATGCAACAAATGCGGTTCAAACAAAGCTGGTTCAAAACTACATGTCAGTTACCAAAAAGCAATGCAAAGAACACAGTGGGAATCAAAAGCCTATAACTGGTTTAACGTCTTGCAGAAATTCAAATAGATTATCTGAAAGTGATAAGGATTCAGAAGATGAAATCAGAACCATTATAGCAAGAGAGAGCGTACACAATGCTGACACTAATGATGAATCCGAAGATAATGTGGAAATTGTCGGAGATAACTTTGAGTTGAAATATAGCACCCATTGGTCTTTACAGAGAGCACATAATTCCAAGAAAGTACACAAAACATGCAACAAAGCACTGAGGACTAGTGAAAAGGAATCTGATTATGATTCAGCTGACACAGATGAAATTATAGCAGTGACTAAAACACCAAATAAAAAGGAGAAGAGTGAAACTTTGAATGGATCTAAGGCAGTAAAACAGGGAAAGGATAGAGGGCCTAAGGGTGGTATATTGATACATGCTATGACTTCTGAATCTTCAGATTCAAAGGCATTAATATTGAATATGCCTAAAACAAGGGAAAGAGCTATGCCTAAAAAAATACCAGACAAAAAGGCTGATCTTGAAAAGAACAGCATCACTAGTAGATGTAAATCAGAGTGTGATGAAAGTTCTTCATGTCTTGACACAAGCGGGTCTGAAGGGGATGAAGATTATAAAAGTATGGTGCAGAACTCTTACCGATTAGATCTTACATTAGAAGAATTAGGAAGATTAGCTGGTGAACATAGGGCGAgtacagaggaagaaactgaaagtAACCAAAGTGACACTCAGTCTAAAACCAGAGTTTTTCCAGATAATACCACTAGCAGTATTCCAAAGACATCTATAGTTACCCCTTCAATAAAAAACTGTATTTGTCCTGAAGACATTCTTTCTGCCATATTAGAAGGAGAGAGTTCTGATGAAGAtaatcaaaaaaggaaaaagggaaatatAAATGTTCGGCCTTTTAGAGGAATAGGGTCGCTGATGAAGGGCGGGTTAGATATACATGGAAGTGAAGGCAACAGGGCTTCTTCAGGTTCCCTTGATGTGAAAACTCTCAATTGTGATTCAAAACCATCACATTCTGTAAACGATTCTGACTCTCACCAGATAAACCATAAAGTAAATTCTGTGGACAATTCTGAGAGCAGCACATCCAGTGCAGAAGACAGTGAAACAGAAAGTGGTGAGACTACCATATCTGAAAGTGAGCATTTAGAAAGTCTAACATctgtttcagagaaaagaaagaaagatgctagCATTACAGGTTCCAGTCTGACACGGGATAAGAACTTAAATAGTCCTTTCAGAAGTGAAGAGGCATTTCTGGCTTCCATCAAAGGTAGAAGCAAGGTGGATGAAAAGGAGAAACGGCTGCAGGATAATGCAAAAAGATTGACAGCGCTGCAGGAGAGGCAAAAAGAACGagaacagcagaaaaaaatgaTTCAAGGAGCTCTAACCAATCTG GAATTTCAGTCaacaaataaaccaaaacatATAGTATTTGATTCAGATAATGAAAATGAAGCTGAAGTACAAGAGGTCATTAAAGAAGGATCTTCAGGAAATTTGGGAAAA GAATTCACCACTAAGACCTCTGGAAAATTGTTTGAAAGCAGTGAAGATGAATCAGATACATCAGATGAAGAAGAGGGCAGGTTCAAAATCAAACCTCAGTTTGAGGGTAAAGCTGGTGAGAAG cTTATGCATTTACAGTCACGGTTTGGTACAGATGAGAGATTTCGTATGGATGCTCGCTTCCTTGAAAGTGATAGTGAGCAAGAAG ATGAATCCAAGAATTTGAAAGTAGATGAAGAAGAGCTAGcattagaaaaaaagaagaatctTGACATCTTAAAAAATCTTCTGCATATTGATGTAGAGCcttgcaaactgacttcaaatgCCAAGAAATTCAA AGATATGAATACTCTGCGCTACGACCCTACAAGGCAAGATCATGCAGTATTTgagaaaaaaactgaaaacactgaaaaagaGAG taaagcaaagaaaaagaagaagagagaagaagctCAGAAGCTGCCTGATGTCTCTAAAGAAATATTCTATGAAGTTGCTGCTGATTTGAAAGAAGTCTTTGGATCTACAAAACATGATGAGAAGACAGAAATAATATCATGGGACAAGCGTGATGATGTGGAACAGACAACCCTGGCTGATACAGAGACACCCAGTTTGACTGCTGGAAACAACACACCTGAGGGAAATAGTGGcttcacattttccttttttggtGGTGAAGACAACAGGTCTCCTATGAAAGAAG agtCTTATGCGATTGAAACAATAAAACGTTCAAAGGTTGCGTGGCAAGAAGATCCACGATTTCAGGACAGTACTTCAGAAGATGATGAGCCAGAAGGATTTCAAAGTGAAGCTGTTAAAGAAGATGttaaagaaat GTCAGCTGTTCAACTGCATTCAAATgtcagatttttcttcttctcccaagATGATGATAGATTAAAAG AAGGCCCAAAGCTCTTTTGTAAAGCCTCAGACCTTGATGAAGACAGAGATAACTGGGAAAGCAGGCGGCAGATGTTACTTGAG GATTGTCGAAAGAAACATAAAGATGCAAGAAGGAAAGTTAAAGCAAAACAATTACAGTGGTGA
- the NOL8 gene encoding nucleolar protein 8 isoform X2 translates to MINVLESWKKSGVVDFHVKAVPGTEVPNHKDWVVSKFGRVLPILNLKDQHKNKIIKYDPSKYCHNLKKLDQDHTETVPVAQLTWHLEEGDETISKKRQGQFPVTKKPPKKKMRVQDIDSLNRNELNSSHQFSSHATNAVQTKLVQNYMSVTKKQCKEHSGNQKPITGLTSCRNSNRLSESDKDSEDEIRTIIARESVHNADTNDESEDNVEIVGDNFELKYSTHWSLQRAHNSKKVHKTCNKALRTSEKESDYDSADTDEIIAVTKTPNKKEKSETLNGSKAVKQGKDRGPKGGILIHAMTSESSDSKALILNMPKTRERAMPKKIPDKKADLEKNSITSRCKSECDESSSCLDTSGSEGDEDYKSMVQNSYRLDLTLEELGRLAGEHRASTEEETESNQSDTQSKTRVFPDNTTSSIPKTSIVTPSIKNCICPEDILSAILEGESSDEDNQKRKKGNINVRPFRGIGSLMKGGLDIHGSEGNRASSGSLDVKTLNCDSKPSHSVNDSDSHQINHKVNSVDNSESSTSSAEDSETESGETTISESEHLESLTSVSEKRKKDASITGSSLTRDKNLNSPFRSEEAFLASIKGRSKVDEKEKRLQDNAKRLTALQERQKEREQQKKMIQGALTNLEFQSTNKPKHIVFDSDNENEAEVQEVIKEGSSGNLGKEFTTKTSGKLFESSEDESDTSDEEEGRFKIKPQFEGKAGEKLMHLQSRFGTDERFRMDARFLESDSEQEDESKNLKVDEEELALEKKKNLDILKNLLHIDVEPCKLTSNAKKFKDMNTLRYDPTRQDHAVFEKKTENTEKESKAKKKKKREEAQKLPDVSKEIFYEVAADLKEVFGSTKHDEKTEIISWDKRDDVEQTTLADTETPSLTAGNNTPEGNSGFTFSFFGGEDNRSPMKEESYAIETIKRSKVAWQEDPRFQDSTSEDDEPEGFQSEAVKEDVKEMSAVQLHSNVRFFFFSQDDDRLKEGPKLFCKASDLDEDRDNWESRRQMLLEDCRKKHKDARRKVKAKQLQW, encoded by the exons ATGATAAATGTCCTAGAATCCTGGAAAAAATCTGGAGTTGTCGATTTCCATGTGAAAGCAGTTCCAGGAACAGAAGTACCAAATCATAAG GACTGGGTTGTTAGCAAATTTGGCAGAGTCTTACCCATCCTCAACCTGAAAGatcaacacaaaaacaaa ATAATCAAATATGACCCCTCAAAATATTGCCACAATCTTAAAAAACTGGATCAAGACCACACTGAAACTGTTCCTGTTGCCCAGCTCACTTGGCATTTGGAGGAAGGTGATGAAACCATAAGTAAAAAACGGCAAGGACAGTTTCCTGTAACTAAGAAACCAcctaaaaagaaaatgagagtTCAGGATATTGACAGTTTAAACAGGAATGAATTGAATTCATCTCATCAGTTTTCATCACATGCAACAAATGCGGTTCAAACAAAGCTGGTTCAAAACTACATGTCAGTTACCAAAAAGCAATGCAAAGAACACAGTGGGAATCAAAAGCCTATAACTGGTTTAACGTCTTGCAGAAATTCAAATAGATTATCTGAAAGTGATAAGGATTCAGAAGATGAAATCAGAACCATTATAGCAAGAGAGAGCGTACACAATGCTGACACTAATGATGAATCCGAAGATAATGTGGAAATTGTCGGAGATAACTTTGAGTTGAAATATAGCACCCATTGGTCTTTACAGAGAGCACATAATTCCAAGAAAGTACACAAAACATGCAACAAAGCACTGAGGACTAGTGAAAAGGAATCTGATTATGATTCAGCTGACACAGATGAAATTATAGCAGTGACTAAAACACCAAATAAAAAGGAGAAGAGTGAAACTTTGAATGGATCTAAGGCAGTAAAACAGGGAAAGGATAGAGGGCCTAAGGGTGGTATATTGATACATGCTATGACTTCTGAATCTTCAGATTCAAAGGCATTAATATTGAATATGCCTAAAACAAGGGAAAGAGCTATGCCTAAAAAAATACCAGACAAAAAGGCTGATCTTGAAAAGAACAGCATCACTAGTAGATGTAAATCAGAGTGTGATGAAAGTTCTTCATGTCTTGACACAAGCGGGTCTGAAGGGGATGAAGATTATAAAAGTATGGTGCAGAACTCTTACCGATTAGATCTTACATTAGAAGAATTAGGAAGATTAGCTGGTGAACATAGGGCGAgtacagaggaagaaactgaaagtAACCAAAGTGACACTCAGTCTAAAACCAGAGTTTTTCCAGATAATACCACTAGCAGTATTCCAAAGACATCTATAGTTACCCCTTCAATAAAAAACTGTATTTGTCCTGAAGACATTCTTTCTGCCATATTAGAAGGAGAGAGTTCTGATGAAGAtaatcaaaaaaggaaaaagggaaatatAAATGTTCGGCCTTTTAGAGGAATAGGGTCGCTGATGAAGGGCGGGTTAGATATACATGGAAGTGAAGGCAACAGGGCTTCTTCAGGTTCCCTTGATGTGAAAACTCTCAATTGTGATTCAAAACCATCACATTCTGTAAACGATTCTGACTCTCACCAGATAAACCATAAAGTAAATTCTGTGGACAATTCTGAGAGCAGCACATCCAGTGCAGAAGACAGTGAAACAGAAAGTGGTGAGACTACCATATCTGAAAGTGAGCATTTAGAAAGTCTAACATctgtttcagagaaaagaaagaaagatgctagCATTACAGGTTCCAGTCTGACACGGGATAAGAACTTAAATAGTCCTTTCAGAAGTGAAGAGGCATTTCTGGCTTCCATCAAAGGTAGAAGCAAGGTGGATGAAAAGGAGAAACGGCTGCAGGATAATGCAAAAAGATTGACAGCGCTGCAGGAGAGGCAAAAAGAACGagaacagcagaaaaaaatgaTTCAAGGAGCTCTAACCAATCTG GAATTTCAGTCaacaaataaaccaaaacatATAGTATTTGATTCAGATAATGAAAATGAAGCTGAAGTACAAGAGGTCATTAAAGAAGGATCTTCAGGAAATTTGGGAAAA GAATTCACCACTAAGACCTCTGGAAAATTGTTTGAAAGCAGTGAAGATGAATCAGATACATCAGATGAAGAAGAGGGCAGGTTCAAAATCAAACCTCAGTTTGAGGGTAAAGCTGGTGAGAAG cTTATGCATTTACAGTCACGGTTTGGTACAGATGAGAGATTTCGTATGGATGCTCGCTTCCTTGAAAGTGATAGTGAGCAAGAAG ATGAATCCAAGAATTTGAAAGTAGATGAAGAAGAGCTAGcattagaaaaaaagaagaatctTGACATCTTAAAAAATCTTCTGCATATTGATGTAGAGCcttgcaaactgacttcaaatgCCAAGAAATTCAA AGATATGAATACTCTGCGCTACGACCCTACAAGGCAAGATCATGCAGTATTTgagaaaaaaactgaaaacactgaaaaagaGAG taaagcaaagaaaaagaagaagagagaagaagctCAGAAGCTGCCTGATGTCTCTAAAGAAATATTCTATGAAGTTGCTGCTGATTTGAAAGAAGTCTTTGGATCTACAAAACATGATGAGAAGACAGAAATAATATCATGGGACAAGCGTGATGATGTGGAACAGACAACCCTGGCTGATACAGAGACACCCAGTTTGACTGCTGGAAACAACACACCTGAGGGAAATAGTGGcttcacattttccttttttggtGGTGAAGACAACAGGTCTCCTATGAAAGAAG agtCTTATGCGATTGAAACAATAAAACGTTCAAAGGTTGCGTGGCAAGAAGATCCACGATTTCAGGACAGTACTTCAGAAGATGATGAGCCAGAAGGATTTCAAAGTGAAGCTGTTAAAGAAGATGttaaagaaat GTCAGCTGTTCAACTGCATTCAAATgtcagatttttcttcttctcccaagATGATGATAGATTAAAAG AAGGCCCAAAGCTCTTTTGTAAAGCCTCAGACCTTGATGAAGACAGAGATAACTGGGAAAGCAGGCGGCAGATGTTACTTGAG GATTGTCGAAAGAAACATAAAGATGCAAGAAGGAAAGTTAAAGCAAAACAATTACAGTGGTGA